Proteins encoded by one window of Martelella endophytica:
- a CDS encoding glycosyltransferase family 2 protein, which yields MNNPAASIIVPAYNAATTIRETLDSLLDQTFADVEIIVVDDGSSDSTVAIVNSYSDPRIRLISQANRGLAGAHNTGIAAARGTYVGFCDADDLWLPEKLELHIRHLEESPDVGISFSGSSLIDRNGKPVGINQSPKLKNISAADVFCRNPIGNGSAAVMRMEALKGFAYRPAGETERDWWFDENFRQSDDIEGWLRFIVTQDWKIEGIPGHLTLYRIHIGGLSANVEKQFQTWLAMRDKIARLAPGLVERHGDRAAAYQLRYLARRCVSMRQGRAALGYAIRSLKASRKPFIEEPVKSLVTLAAAAFIAIAGGGFYDNIEIRLLGTSNA from the coding sequence ATGAACAACCCGGCAGCCAGCATCATCGTCCCCGCCTATAATGCGGCAACGACCATTCGCGAAACGCTCGACTCCCTGCTCGACCAGACCTTCGCCGACGTCGAGATCATCGTCGTCGACGACGGGTCATCGGACAGCACGGTCGCCATCGTCAACAGCTACTCGGATCCACGCATCCGCCTGATCTCGCAGGCCAATCGTGGTCTCGCCGGCGCTCACAACACCGGGATCGCAGCAGCGCGGGGCACCTATGTCGGCTTTTGCGACGCCGATGATCTGTGGCTACCCGAAAAGCTCGAGCTCCATATCCGCCACCTTGAGGAAAGCCCGGATGTCGGCATCAGCTTCTCCGGCTCCAGCCTGATCGACCGCAACGGCAAGCCTGTCGGCATCAACCAGTCTCCGAAGCTGAAGAACATCAGCGCTGCGGATGTGTTCTGCCGCAACCCGATCGGCAACGGTTCCGCCGCCGTGATGCGCATGGAAGCCCTTAAGGGCTTTGCCTATCGTCCCGCCGGCGAAACCGAGCGCGACTGGTGGTTCGACGAAAACTTCCGCCAGTCCGACGATATCGAAGGCTGGCTGCGCTTCATCGTGACGCAGGACTGGAAGATCGAGGGCATCCCCGGTCACCTGACGCTCTACCGCATCCATATCGGCGGTCTCTCTGCCAATGTCGAAAAGCAGTTCCAGACCTGGCTTGCCATGCGCGACAAGATTGCGCGGCTGGCGCCGGGACTGGTCGAGCGCCACGGTGATCGCGCTGCGGCCTACCAGCTGCGCTACCTCGCGCGGCGCTGCGTTTCCATGCGCCAGGGGCGCGCCGCGCTCGGCTATGCGATCCGTTCGCTGAAGGCCTCGCGCAAGCCCTTCATCGAAGAACCGGTGAAGTCGCTCGTCACCCTTGCCGCCGCCGCCTTCATCGCCATCGCCGGCGGCGGCTTCTACGACAATATCGAAATCCGCCTTCTCGGCACCAGCAACGCCTGA